From the Leptospira inadai serovar Lyme str. 10 genome, the window TCCCCTTTCAATAGTTTGATAACAAATGTTATTTTTAGCGATAAAACGAATCGTATTTATTTTAATTTCAGAAGAAGAGACTCACGGAGGCGGAAACCGAGAAAATTCCTCCACCATAGCTATAGTTGGGATTTATAGTCGTAGGTTGATACTTATCCACTTCCACCCATCTTAATCTTTGGTACATTAAACCTATATCGAATATGACCGGGTTCTTTAATCTATCTTTCAAAAATCCGAAATTGCGACCGCTAAGCACGTAAGAGAATCCGAGAGAATATATCATTCTATCGTTATCCATCCAGTTATTCGTACCCGCATAATGAGGAACCGGAGTAGGACGACGACCGATTCCGGCTCTCGCTTTCATAGTCGGAGTAATCGTGACTTCCGTTCCGAAGCGAACGTCTGTCGTATCATGAAAGTTCAAAGGATCCGAATATCTTGCCTTAATTCTGGAGTTGTGAAGAAGACTCCAAAGTTCGCGATTCACATCTAAATTCAATTGAACTCTGCTAAACGGACGGAATCCCAGTCCGTAAGACCATACGCGAGGATTGTAATCGGATAGTAATGCCAAATCGAAGTCTAACTGAATTCCCAAAAGCGTAGTTTGCGCTCTGGCAGGAATCGGATCCGTTGAAAGATAGGTTTCCCTTTTGTAAGATGCTCCAAGACTGAATTTTCCGTACGTAAATTGAAGTCCGTAGGTCGGATTGATCAAAGGTTTTAATGATAAAACGACTTGAGAATTTGCTTGGACAGGATCGGGTGAAATCGGAACATCCTTTAATAGAATCGCACCGGAACCGCCGGCTAACGCGGTAAATCCGACTCCTGCAAAGAGGCGATCCTTCCAAAGTTCCACACCGACCCCTCCCATGATTGTCGGTCGTTGATTGCTTACTCCGGACTGCAAGTAAGTCGGCACCGTGGGATTTTGATCATTCACTACCATTAGCTTTCCGTTTGCAGGAAGAATCGCATTCAAACCGAAACGAATCGTACGACCGATATCGAAAATCTCGTTGAGATTCATAGTGAAACCCAATCCTACAAAACTATCGTCGGGATTCTTAATCGCGTCGGTTGTCGGAGCATTTGTCCTGATAGTCGGATTTGCATAGGTTCCCAAGAACGTGACTTCGTGTAGATTTCTCGGAGGTCTAGCAAGAGGACGGTACACAAATAGTCCGTCCTTTAAATTGTACCAGCCGCGTTTGTACCAAGGACCGGTAAGAGTAGGATCGTCCTTGGACGGTTCCATAGATAATAAAGGACCGCTAGCAGGATTCTTTCCGTCTTTACCCGGTTCGGTGTTTGCAGCCGCGGAAGCGGCTTCCTTTTCCTTATCTGCCTGGTCCAATTTCCCGACAAAAAGATCCGCTTCGTTTAAACGACCTAAACCCGCTACGTTGTAAAACACGGCCGACGAATTATTTACCGTCGCCGTAACCGCTCCTGCCATACCTGTCGCAGTCGGATGTGCGCCGAATATATCGCCGTAGCTTCCTGCCTGTATTTCAGAGTTCCCACTTCCGAATAGACAATACACTAGCGCGAGAGATGCCCCCGAAAGATAGGGAATCTTTCTTTTCAATAGAATGTTTCGCATGTTCCCTTCCTGATTGAACCAGCCCCCAATCTATTAAAAACAAATAGAACTTGCTGATTTCTTTATTACACATCAGTTATTTTTTAAAAATTATTCCGTATCTTATCTTCGCTGTTAAAAATGTCCAGTAAAATTGAAAAAACTACCTATAGACGAAATATAGCTAAAAATAGCAAAAAGAAAGGATTTTAAAAGATAAACAGTGATTATCGTAAAAGAATGAACGCTACATCTCTAGTCCAAAAGGTGTAAAGTTCTGGGTAGATTCTTGGGTCGTTCTTTTAAAAAACTATTTCTTAAGGGATTGGTTTTTCTTAGGGACCGTCGTCTCGAAATAGACTTTCATTAGTTCGGCATATCGCAAGTACCCCAGATACTTCCCGGCCCGAACGATCGCGATTTTATCCAGATCGAATTCAACCAGAAGTTTTAAGGAACTTGCAAGACTTTGATCTACGGATCCGGCCGGAACATTCGAATCCGTAGCATCTCCGACGGTTATCAAGTCTTTAGCAAATTCCATACTCTCCGGCGAATGTCTAATTTTGCGTAATGACAACATTCCTAGATATTTTTCCTGATCGTCCAGAACGACGTAATCACTCGCTTGAATGCCGATGGATTCTTGCTCCAGTTCGGAGAGTAATTTGGAAGAATGAGTAACCGCTATATTACGAAATTTTGAAGAAACTTGACCGATCGAAATACTATCCAAAACGTCCCGGTTCATATCCCAGTAATGTGCGGGTGACTGAAATCGATTTTCCTTTTGGCTTTTATAAAGACTTAATTTATGCGAAAGTACGAATGAAATAATCGAGACGACCATTAACGGAGGAAGAAGAGAATAACTTCCTATAATTTCGCAAATCATGACCATACCTGCAATCGGAGCGCTTGCGATACCGGCGTAAAATGCACCCATTCCGACTAGAATGAAGGAAGAAACCGAAACCGGCGTGATCAGAATAACTTTCGCTATCGTGCCGACCGCTCCTCCAAGCATTCCGCCTATAAAAAGAGCCGGTCCGAACATTCCGGCCGAACCTCCTGTTCCGATAGTAAACGAAGTCGTAAACATTTTCAAAAAAGCGAATCCGAAGAAAAACAATGCTAAAAGAAGATTCCTTTTTATCGCAAAATCGTTTTGTAGGCTGAGAGTGGATAAAACTCCGCCTTCTTGGAGTCCGATCGTGTCAGGCACCTTGCTGATTCCCAGACCGCTTAAAAGACCCGGTAAATACGGTTCGAAAATCGGTTTGGCATCCAAGGCATCCTGTAGTACGCCGGAACCCGTACCGATTACCTCCGGGAGAAAAAAGCCGACGATGCCGACAGGAATTCCTCCTATCGCGGGCTTTAACCAATTTCGGACGGGCCAATGCTCGGACCAATCTTGGATTTTTCTAAAAATCCGAATAAATAATGATCCATTCCAAAAACATAAAATACCTAGCATCGCATAAAAAATCAGTTCCGGATATTCCTCGAAACCGATTTCGGGGACCCTATATACGGAACCGAAACCGTTTAGTCCGGAGTAAGTAAGATAGGCGGTAACGGAAGATATGATACAGGGTATCAGCGAATCGCTTTCGATATCTTCCCGATAGATCATTTCTACGGAAGTTAAGGCACCGCCGAGTGGAGCGTGAAAGATCGCACCTAACCCGCCCGCAGTGCCTGCTAAAAGGAGAGTTCTGCGAGCTCTCGCCCCGGCATGGATCAACGTAGCCACGACGGAACCGAAACCGGCCCCTATTTGCGAAATAGGACCTTCCTTTCCCCCGCTCCCGCCCGTCGAGAGCGTAAAAATCGTAGCGATAGATTTTACGAGCGGAACCTTTGCCGCCATCCTCCCTTCCTGATTGTGAAAGGAATCGATCATGGAATCGGTTCCGGTCCCGGCGGACTCGCGAGAAAAAAGATGAACGAGTAAACCGGTCACTAAGCCGCCTAAAACAGGAAGAAATAATAGCGACCAGCGACCTATACTCAAGGTCGGATCCGGTTCAAGATCGACGTAGTATTCCCCATTAGGATGAGTGTCAGCGATTCCCGCGACGGTATGCAAAAGAAAAAATTCTCCCCATGCCAAGGCTCGGGAAAATGCATAGGCACCTAAACCGGAAACCACGCCCGTCAACAGACAGTAAAAATAAAGGGAACGGCTTCCGCCGATTTTGAAAACGGTCCGCCAGCGAAGTAGAAAGTCCTGTAGAGAATCGAAACGAAACATTGTTTACTTAATTCCAGAATCCGAATTTCTAAAAACTTTTGGATACGTTTAATTCAAGTATTCTGTTATGAGTGTATGTATCCTGCCAGGATCCGACCATTCTGTACAATCTTGGTACCAAAAGCAAACCGAGAAACACCCCCGCTCCCGGCGATTCTAATACATTTCCGGAAGGGGTCGGCTTGCCCAATAAGGATTGAATAGCCGAATGCGAATGTATGGTCGTCGAAGCATAGTAGTAACCCACGCCCGCGAGCAACAAGTCCGCCACTATATAACCGAAAATTCCTTTTAGAGCATCCGAAGAGGAATAAACCGGCGATTTGGAGGAACTGTAGTACACCGAAGTCGCCGGCTCTATTAGAGCCAAGGTACCGGAGATCAAATAACTCTTTCGTCCCGATACTTCGGCCGCGCTTTCAATGCCCGGGGAAGGTTGACCTTCCAGGACTTGTTTTCTCGTTAATTCTTCCAATAAGTAATTCTTAAAGGCTCGTTCCGATCCTTTCTTCGGCGACTCGATCCGAATCAGACTCAATTTTTCCCTTTTAGAAAAACCTAATACAAATACGTCGATCGTTATCGGTGAATACCAGCGTGAAGTATAGCGATACGCAAATCCCTTAGTGACCTTATTAGAGATGATTCTATCGTAGGTAAGTTTGTTTAAGGCTGCGATGATTCTTAGATCGTTTTCGGCGGGGTCCCCATCCAATTCGAACGCTTCCCCCGCAGACAAGGAACTCCCGGACCATAACAGCAGCAACGCCGCTGAAATAAATATCGTCAGTTTGATTTTCGCTTTCCGCTTTTGAATCATCCGACAACCCGGTCTCCGAGGAAAAACGCCGCAACAAGCATGGAACTGTTGTAGGCAACATGCGCGGTTATGGGAACCCAAATATTTCCCGTTTTTAAGTAAGATAGTCCGAAGTAAAATCCTACGAAGATGAGCAGAATAGGCCCGACCCAAGAACCGCGCGGGTTATAATGAATCAGGCCGAAGATTAACGAAGTAAATAGTAAGCCGAATATCTCATGTCCTTTTCCTACAAATTGTTTGAGTAGGAACCCTCTAAAAAAAGTCTCTTCCACAATCCCTGCACCTAGACTGACCCCGAAGGATGCCCATAGAAGTAAAAGCCAATTGCCCTGTAAATTCTGAGTCAGGGCCACTTCCAGCGGATTTGATTGAGGCTTTCCGATAAAAAAGAAAATTAGGCCCCCGGCTACGTTCACAAAACAAAATGTCGCAAAACCGACGGAAATTCCGATCCCGAATGCACCGCCATCGAATGATTCGCTAAAGTCGGTGCAATCGGCTTTGCCGATTCGCCGAAGAATCATATATGCAGGAATTAAAAAGCAGGCAGCCCATACGATTCGATCGACTACAAGCAACCAGGGACGTTTCGTAACCACGAAGTCCGTATAGTCTCTCAAGGCTTTTTCCGCCGAGGCCGGCTCGTTCCAAGCGATCTTTTTATTCTCGGGTGAGTTTCCGTTTTGAAGATCTTTCAACTTGATTGCATTCTTTTCGGAAATCGGAGGACGGGCCGACAAGGAAAGTTCGATTTGCACCTTCGCTACCTGTTGGTACAATAAATTGGCAGCCAGTAAAACCAGGATTTGCAACAGGAGTATCTTACCGATCTCGCCGAAAGATCCTTGGCTACTCGATTGCTTGTTTTTTTCTTCCATGGTCGGAACCCCTCCCATCATTTTCCTCCGATTTTTTGCGTCATTGTTTTTTTAAACGAACCGATTCTTATAGTGTAGTGACTTCCGTCGGAATCCCAAATAGATCGATATTAATTCCAGCACTTCTTTTCGTTTATATCTCGGGAATAACGGAACTAGGTGCCGTTTTTGAACGACTTCCCCTTAACAGCCTCGACTATTCCGATAAACACCTGCTTCGGATCAGAGACGAAGTAAAATACAACCTCAGAGTCTCGGTGTCGAATTTGGATCAAAAAAACTTGGCTCCACTCCGTTTCCTAGTTTATAAAGTAAGGGAAAAGGATAACTTTTTTAAGATCATGGCCAGGACCGGAATGGATTTGGACACGCTATCTTCCGTGAATCAACTCTCTTCCCCTCAAGATATCTATCCAGGAATGGAACTTCAGATACCGAACATGCGGGGGTTTTACGAATCGGATGAAACTTCGTCCAGCGAGAATGCAAGGAAGAGGATCGCCTCACGTCACAGAATTCCGCTCAAATTCCTATATTATGATGACCGAAGAAACGCCTGGTTCGTTCCCGGAAGAGGGTTACCGAAGGACGAGAAAAGTTTTTTTTACGGAATGGCCTTTTCGAATCCTCTTGCCGAGGAAGGGCGTGTGAGTTCCCGCTTCGGAAAAAGAAAGGATCCTTTCACGAAAAAAGACACGTTTCACGGAGGAATCGATCTCGCGGCCGAAAAAGGAACTCCGGTTTACGCCTCCGCCGACGGAATCGTTTCCTTTGCCGATTCTAAAGGCGGCTACGGAAATCTTATCGTTCTAAAACATCGTCTCGGATATGAGACTAGATACGGGCATTTGGATAAGATTTTAATTC encodes:
- a CDS encoding M23 family metallopeptidase codes for the protein MSGITELGAVFERLPLNSLDYSDKHLLRIRDEVKYNLRVSVSNLDQKNLAPLRFLVYKVREKDNFFKIMARTGMDLDTLSSVNQLSSPQDIYPGMELQIPNMRGFYESDETSSSENARKRIASRHRIPLKFLYYDDRRNAWFVPGRGLPKDEKSFFYGMAFSNPLAEEGRVSSRFGKRKDPFTKKDTFHGGIDLAAEKGTPVYASADGIVSFADSKGGYGNLIVLKHRLGYETRYGHLDKILIPEGTKVKKGEQIGEVGKTGRATGFHLHFEVLRNSQKQRPIFRGHV
- a CDS encoding CPBP family intramembrane glutamic endopeptidase, translating into MEEKNKQSSSQGSFGEIGKILLLQILVLLAANLLYQQVAKVQIELSLSARPPISEKNAIKLKDLQNGNSPENKKIAWNEPASAEKALRDYTDFVVTKRPWLLVVDRIVWAACFLIPAYMILRRIGKADCTDFSESFDGGAFGIGISVGFATFCFVNVAGGLIFFFIGKPQSNPLEVALTQNLQGNWLLLLWASFGVSLGAGIVEETFFRGFLLKQFVGKGHEIFGLLFTSLIFGLIHYNPRGSWVGPILLIFVGFYFGLSYLKTGNIWVPITAHVAYNSSMLVAAFFLGDRVVG
- a CDS encoding chloride channel protein, which gives rise to MFRFDSLQDFLLRWRTVFKIGGSRSLYFYCLLTGVVSGLGAYAFSRALAWGEFFLLHTVAGIADTHPNGEYYVDLEPDPTLSIGRWSLLFLPVLGGLVTGLLVHLFSRESAGTGTDSMIDSFHNQEGRMAAKVPLVKSIATIFTLSTGGSGGKEGPISQIGAGFGSVVATLIHAGARARRTLLLAGTAGGLGAIFHAPLGGALTSVEMIYREDIESDSLIPCIISSVTAYLTYSGLNGFGSVYRVPEIGFEEYPELIFYAMLGILCFWNGSLFIRIFRKIQDWSEHWPVRNWLKPAIGGIPVGIVGFFLPEVIGTGSGVLQDALDAKPIFEPYLPGLLSGLGISKVPDTIGLQEGGVLSTLSLQNDFAIKRNLLLALFFFGFAFLKMFTTSFTIGTGGSAGMFGPALFIGGMLGGAVGTIAKVILITPVSVSSFILVGMGAFYAGIASAPIAGMVMICEIIGSYSLLPPLMVVSIISFVLSHKLSLYKSQKENRFQSPAHYWDMNRDVLDSISIGQVSSKFRNIAVTHSSKLLSELEQESIGIQASDYVVLDDQEKYLGMLSLRKIRHSPESMEFAKDLITVGDATDSNVPAGSVDQSLASSLKLLVEFDLDKIAIVRAGKYLGYLRYAELMKVYFETTVPKKNQSLKK
- a CDS encoding OmpP1/FadL family transporter, with protein sequence MRNILLKRKIPYLSGASLALVYCLFGSGNSEIQAGSYGDIFGAHPTATGMAGAVTATVNNSSAVFYNVAGLGRLNEADLFVGKLDQADKEKEAASAAANTEPGKDGKNPASGPLLSMEPSKDDPTLTGPWYKRGWYNLKDGLFVYRPLARPPRNLHEVTFLGTYANPTIRTNAPTTDAIKNPDDSFVGLGFTMNLNEIFDIGRTIRFGLNAILPANGKLMVVNDQNPTVPTYLQSGVSNQRPTIMGGVGVELWKDRLFAGVGFTALAGGSGAILLKDVPISPDPVQANSQVVLSLKPLINPTYGLQFTYGKFSLGASYKRETYLSTDPIPARAQTTLLGIQLDFDLALLSDYNPRVWSYGLGFRPFSRVQLNLDVNRELWSLLHNSRIKARYSDPLNFHDTTDVRFGTEVTITPTMKARAGIGRRPTPVPHYAGTNNWMDNDRMIYSLGFSYVLSGRNFGFLKDRLKNPVIFDIGLMYQRLRWVEVDKYQPTTINPNYSYGGGIFSVSASVSLFF